In Candidatus Eremiobacteraceae bacterium, the sequence AATCCGACGGCAACGGCCGCGCCATGCGAGAGGCGGAAGCCGCTCGCGAATTCGAGCGCGTGACCCACGGTGTGCCCAAGATTCAGCGTGACCCGAACGCCGGATTCCAACGGATCCAGGCCGACGATCCGCAATTTGACTGCGGCCGCTCGAGAGATCAATGCGGGCCAACGGCCCACTGCCGCACCGACATCGAATGTCTCGCACTCGCGGAACAACCCTGGATCGCCGACGATCCCGTGCTTCACGATTTCAGCCATGCCGGTTCGGCGCTCGCGCAGCGGGAGCGTCTCGAGAGCGCCCAGGTCCCCGACCACGGCGATCGGCTGCCAAAACGATCCGGCCAGATTTTTGCCCTCTTTCAGGTCCACGCCGGTCTTGCCCCCGATCGCCGCATCCACCATACCGAGCACCGTGGTAGCGACCGCGACCCACGGCACGCCGCGAAGGTACGTGGCCGCGGCGAAACCGGCGAGGTCGGTCACGGTGCCGCCGCCGATCGCGACGACGAGCGTCGACCTGCTCGCGCCGGCGGCGACGAAATCGCTGTACAGCTTCGCGACGGACGACAGACGCTTACACCTCTCGCCTCCGGCTACGCCTGTTTGCCCGAGGACACGCACGCCGGCATCGTCGAGTTTCTTTCGCGCGGCCGCGGCGCGCGGTCCAACCGCGCGATCGAAGACGATGTACGCGTCGCGCGCCCCCGACCCGGCGGCCGCTCGCACGAGATCCACTTCGGCACGCTGCGACGCGAGATAT encodes:
- a CDS encoding 3-dehydroquinate synthase family protein; its protein translation is MDLVRAAAGSGARDAYIVFDRAVGPRAAAARKKLDDAGVRVLGQTGVAGGERCKRLSSVAKLYSDFVAAGASRSTLVVAIGGGTVTDLAGFAAATYLRGVPWVAVATTVLGMVDAAIGGKTGVDLKEGKNLAGSFWQPIAVVGDLGALETLPLRERRTGMAEIVKHGIVGDPGLFRECETFDVGAAVGRWPALISRAAAVKLRIVGLDPLESGVRVTLNLGHTVGHALEFASGFRLSHGAAVAVGLRAAGLLALNRGMWSASAHARVLGALSNAGLDTHAEGISVSAALVAMRRDKKRAGGKHRFVLPDRIGKVIPGIDVREPEIRRVLAQCSRPAGEGERAG